One genomic segment of Falco biarmicus isolate bFalBia1 chromosome 15, bFalBia1.pri, whole genome shotgun sequence includes these proteins:
- the SLC38A8 gene encoding putative sodium-coupled neutral amino acid transporter 8 isoform X3 encodes MERAGERRPLLPAAGSAGLSSAGAVCILLKSALGAGLLSFPWAFSRAGGAAPALLVELGSLVFLVSGLAVLGYAAALSAQPTYQGVVRAVCGAAAGKLCEVCFLLNLFMISVALLRVVGDQLEKLCDSLYPNGTLSGTPPPTPWYTDQRFTLSALCILVIFPLSVPREIGFQKYSRASSWASVFSVIPTICFGFQCHEACVAIYSSMRNRSFSHWVTVSVLSMLICLLIYSLTAGLYGYLTFGEAVASDVLMSYPGNDPVVIVARLLFGVSIVTIYPIVVLLGRSVVRDVWATPKCGAAVVPEEHEQRSRVMLTVTWMAATLAIALFVPDIGKVIELIGGISAFFIFIFPGLCLVCMTGTHTLGPRKKAALITWGVLSVLGGAFVCGQSAALAVLGLLH; translated from the exons ATGGAGCGGGCGGGCGAGCGCCGGCCCCTGCTGCCggccgcgggcagcgccgggctcTCCTCCGCCGGCGCCGTCTGCATCCTGCTGAAGTCGGCGCTGGGCGCGGGGCTGCTGAGCTTCCCCTGGGCCTTCAGcagggccggcggggccgcccccgccctcCTGGTGGAGCTG GGCTCACTGGTCTTCCTGGTGAGCGGGCTGGCGGTGCTGGGCTACGCGGCGGCCCTCAGTGCCCAACCCACCTACCAAGGGGTCGTCCGGGCGGTGtgcggggcagcggcggggaaGCTCTGTGAGGTCTGCTTCCTCCTCAACCTCTTCATGATCTCCGTGGCCCTCCTCAGGGTGGTGGGCGATCAGCTGGAGAAAC TGTGTGACTCCCTGTACCCCAACGGGACGCTGAGCGGGACCCCCCCGCCAACCCCCTGGTACACGGACCAGCGCTTCACCCTCTCAGCTCTCTGCATCCTCGTCATCTTCCCGCTCTCCGTCCCCAGGGAAATCGGCTTTCAGAAGTACTCCAG GGCCTCCTCCTGGGCCTCCGTCTTCAGCGTCATCCCCACCATCTGCTTCGGCTTCCAG TGCCATGAAGCCTGCGTGGCCATCTACAGCAGCATGCGCAACCGGAGCTTCTCCCACTGGGTCACCGTCTCCGTGCTCTCCATGCTCATCTGCCTACTCATCTACTCCCTCACTG CAGGGCTCTACGGCTACCTGACCTTCGGCGAGGCCGTGGCGTCCGATGTCCTGATGTCCTACCCAGGGAACGACCCGGTCGTCATCGTCGCCCGCCTGCTCTTCGGTGTCTCCATCGTCACCATCTACCCCATcgtggtgctgctgggcag GTCGGTGGTGCGGGATGTGTGGGCAACCCCCAAGTGTGGGGCTGCGGTGGTGCCTGAGGAGCATGAGCAGCGGAGCCGGGTGATGCTGACGGTCACCTGGATGGCCGCCACCCTCGCCATCGCGCTGTTCGTCCCAGACATCGGCAAGGTCATTGAGCTCATTGGGGGCATCAGCgccttcttcatcttcatcttccCAG ggctgtgcctggtgTGCATGACTGGGACCCACACTCTTGGGCCACGCAAAAA ggctgctctcatcACTTGGGGTGTCCTCTCCGTGCTCGGCGGTGCCTTCGTCTGTGGGCAGAGCGCTGCCCTGGccgtgctggggctgctgcactGA
- the SLC38A8 gene encoding putative sodium-coupled neutral amino acid transporter 8 isoform X1: MERAGERRPLLPAAGSAGLSSAGAVCILLKSALGAGLLSFPWAFSRAGGAAPALLVELGSLVFLVSGLAVLGYAAALSAQPTYQGVVRAVCGAAAGKLCEVCFLLNLFMISVALLRVVGDQLEKLCDSLYPNGTLSGTPPPTPWYTDQRFTLSALCILVIFPLSVPREIGFQKYSSILGTLAACYLTLVIVLKYHLQAESLGSPEPPQPSRASSWASVFSVIPTICFGFQCHEACVAIYSSMRNRSFSHWVTVSVLSMLICLLIYSLTAGLYGYLTFGEAVASDVLMSYPGNDPVVIVARLLFGVSIVTIYPIVVLLGRSVVRDVWATPKCGAAVVPEEHEQRSRVMLTVTWMAATLAIALFVPDIGKVIELIGGISAFFIFIFPGLCLVCMTGTHTLGPRKKAALITWGVLSVLGGAFVCGQSAALAVLGLLH, encoded by the exons ATGGAGCGGGCGGGCGAGCGCCGGCCCCTGCTGCCggccgcgggcagcgccgggctcTCCTCCGCCGGCGCCGTCTGCATCCTGCTGAAGTCGGCGCTGGGCGCGGGGCTGCTGAGCTTCCCCTGGGCCTTCAGcagggccggcggggccgcccccgccctcCTGGTGGAGCTG GGCTCACTGGTCTTCCTGGTGAGCGGGCTGGCGGTGCTGGGCTACGCGGCGGCCCTCAGTGCCCAACCCACCTACCAAGGGGTCGTCCGGGCGGTGtgcggggcagcggcggggaaGCTCTGTGAGGTCTGCTTCCTCCTCAACCTCTTCATGATCTCCGTGGCCCTCCTCAGGGTGGTGGGCGATCAGCTGGAGAAAC TGTGTGACTCCCTGTACCCCAACGGGACGCTGAGCGGGACCCCCCCGCCAACCCCCTGGTACACGGACCAGCGCTTCACCCTCTCAGCTCTCTGCATCCTCGTCATCTTCCCGCTCTCCGTCCCCAGGGAAATCGGCTTTCAGAAGTACTCCAG CATCCTGGGCACGCTGGCTGCCTGCTACCTCACCCTGGTCATCGTCCTGAAATACCACCTGCAGGCAGAGAGCCTGGGCTCacctgagcccccccagccctccag GGCCTCCTCCTGGGCCTCCGTCTTCAGCGTCATCCCCACCATCTGCTTCGGCTTCCAG TGCCATGAAGCCTGCGTGGCCATCTACAGCAGCATGCGCAACCGGAGCTTCTCCCACTGGGTCACCGTCTCCGTGCTCTCCATGCTCATCTGCCTACTCATCTACTCCCTCACTG CAGGGCTCTACGGCTACCTGACCTTCGGCGAGGCCGTGGCGTCCGATGTCCTGATGTCCTACCCAGGGAACGACCCGGTCGTCATCGTCGCCCGCCTGCTCTTCGGTGTCTCCATCGTCACCATCTACCCCATcgtggtgctgctgggcag GTCGGTGGTGCGGGATGTGTGGGCAACCCCCAAGTGTGGGGCTGCGGTGGTGCCTGAGGAGCATGAGCAGCGGAGCCGGGTGATGCTGACGGTCACCTGGATGGCCGCCACCCTCGCCATCGCGCTGTTCGTCCCAGACATCGGCAAGGTCATTGAGCTCATTGGGGGCATCAGCgccttcttcatcttcatcttccCAG ggctgtgcctggtgTGCATGACTGGGACCCACACTCTTGGGCCACGCAAAAA ggctgctctcatcACTTGGGGTGTCCTCTCCGTGCTCGGCGGTGCCTTCGTCTGTGGGCAGAGCGCTGCCCTGGccgtgctggggctgctgcactGA
- the SLC38A8 gene encoding putative sodium-coupled neutral amino acid transporter 8 isoform X2, with product MERAGERRPLLPAAGSAGLSSAGAVCILLKSALGAGLLSFPWAFSRAGGAAPALLVELGSLVFLVSGLAVLGYAAALSAQPTYQGVVRAVCGAAAGKLCEVCFLLNLFMISVALLRVVGDQLEKLCDSLYPNGTLSGTPPPTPWYTDQRFTLSALCILVIFPLSVPREIGFQKYSSILGTLAACYLTLVIVLKYHLQAESLGSPEPPQPSRASSWASVFSVIPTICFGFQCHEACVAIYSSMRNRSFSHWVTVSVLSMLICLLIYSLTGLYGYLTFGEAVASDVLMSYPGNDPVVIVARLLFGVSIVTIYPIVVLLGRSVVRDVWATPKCGAAVVPEEHEQRSRVMLTVTWMAATLAIALFVPDIGKVIELIGGISAFFIFIFPGLCLVCMTGTHTLGPRKKAALITWGVLSVLGGAFVCGQSAALAVLGLLH from the exons ATGGAGCGGGCGGGCGAGCGCCGGCCCCTGCTGCCggccgcgggcagcgccgggctcTCCTCCGCCGGCGCCGTCTGCATCCTGCTGAAGTCGGCGCTGGGCGCGGGGCTGCTGAGCTTCCCCTGGGCCTTCAGcagggccggcggggccgcccccgccctcCTGGTGGAGCTG GGCTCACTGGTCTTCCTGGTGAGCGGGCTGGCGGTGCTGGGCTACGCGGCGGCCCTCAGTGCCCAACCCACCTACCAAGGGGTCGTCCGGGCGGTGtgcggggcagcggcggggaaGCTCTGTGAGGTCTGCTTCCTCCTCAACCTCTTCATGATCTCCGTGGCCCTCCTCAGGGTGGTGGGCGATCAGCTGGAGAAAC TGTGTGACTCCCTGTACCCCAACGGGACGCTGAGCGGGACCCCCCCGCCAACCCCCTGGTACACGGACCAGCGCTTCACCCTCTCAGCTCTCTGCATCCTCGTCATCTTCCCGCTCTCCGTCCCCAGGGAAATCGGCTTTCAGAAGTACTCCAG CATCCTGGGCACGCTGGCTGCCTGCTACCTCACCCTGGTCATCGTCCTGAAATACCACCTGCAGGCAGAGAGCCTGGGCTCacctgagcccccccagccctccag GGCCTCCTCCTGGGCCTCCGTCTTCAGCGTCATCCCCACCATCTGCTTCGGCTTCCAG TGCCATGAAGCCTGCGTGGCCATCTACAGCAGCATGCGCAACCGGAGCTTCTCCCACTGGGTCACCGTCTCCGTGCTCTCCATGCTCATCTGCCTACTCATCTACTCCCTCACTG GGCTCTACGGCTACCTGACCTTCGGCGAGGCCGTGGCGTCCGATGTCCTGATGTCCTACCCAGGGAACGACCCGGTCGTCATCGTCGCCCGCCTGCTCTTCGGTGTCTCCATCGTCACCATCTACCCCATcgtggtgctgctgggcag GTCGGTGGTGCGGGATGTGTGGGCAACCCCCAAGTGTGGGGCTGCGGTGGTGCCTGAGGAGCATGAGCAGCGGAGCCGGGTGATGCTGACGGTCACCTGGATGGCCGCCACCCTCGCCATCGCGCTGTTCGTCCCAGACATCGGCAAGGTCATTGAGCTCATTGGGGGCATCAGCgccttcttcatcttcatcttccCAG ggctgtgcctggtgTGCATGACTGGGACCCACACTCTTGGGCCACGCAAAAA ggctgctctcatcACTTGGGGTGTCCTCTCCGTGCTCGGCGGTGCCTTCGTCTGTGGGCAGAGCGCTGCCCTGGccgtgctggggctgctgcactGA
- the NECAB2 gene encoding N-terminal EF-hand calcium-binding protein 2 isoform X5 yields MGDYEDVLASLETLNLSILKAMDYTKRVYESGSNVDQFVTRFLLKETANQTQSLLSSVESAVDAIDEQTNPARPYPSKAAHGLMDAWYDSPVPSYSPTSWMVPREQGKSFQTGSSDTKAEGLEGQINRLAELIGRLEDKTLWFDLHQRLSDSESTACTYLLLVRDEMTVSHKHLGEFCSSLKQYLKSVAGERDCFHVTAVKLPDGVTFIVYEFWETEEDWKRHLQSATCKGFQHVKVDTLSQPEAISSVAVPAAWCTLSRE; encoded by the exons GTGTACGAGAGCGGCAGCAACGTGGACCAGTTTGTGACCCGCTTCTTGCTGAAGGAGACTGCAAACCAGACCCAGTCGCTGCTGAGCTCCGTGGAGAGTGCCGTGGATGCCATCGATGAGCAAACCAACCCCGCCAG GCCCTACCCCAGCAAGGCTGCCCACGGTCTGATGGACGCCTGGTATGACAGCCCCGTGCCCAGCTACTCTcccaccagctggatggtccCCAGGGAGCAAGGGAAGAGCTTCCAGACTG GTTCCTCTGACACCAAggcggaggggctggaggggcagatCAACAGGCTGGCTGAGCTGATCGGCAGGCTGGAGGACAAG ACCCTCTGGTTTGACCTGCACCAGCGGCTGTCAGACAGCGAGAGCACGGCGTGCACG TACCTCCTCCTGGTGCGGGATGAGATGACGGTGTCGCACAAGCACCTGGGCGagttctgcagctccctgaagCAGTACCTGAAGAGTGTGGCCGGGGAGCGGGACTGCTTCCA CGTCACGGCAGTGAAGCTGCCCGACGGGGTCACCTTCATCGTCTACGAGTTCTGGGAGACTGAGGAGGACTGGAAGAG GCACCTGCAGAGTGCCACCTGCAAGGGCTTCCAGCACGTCAAGGTGGACACGCTGAGCCAGCCCGAGGCCATCTCCAGTGTGGCCGTGCCAG ctgcctggtgtACCCTGAGCCGAGAGTGA